The Lacipirellulaceae bacterium nucleotide sequence AGCCCTGAGTCTGGGAGCAGCAGGTGGCTTCTTTGGTACGGCTGCTTTGCTGGTTGAGATTCCCGCGACGACGGTTGTTATGCTGCGTTCAATAGCCGACATTGCCGCGAGTCGCGGCGAAGACCTGAGCACTGAAGAAGCCCGCATGGCTTGCCTTGAGGTCTTCGCGTTGGGCTCAGGTCAAGCCGATGAAGAACGCATCGCCGAGGAGTCGATGTTTCGAAGCAGCTATTTCGCCACTCGAGCCATGCTGGCCCAGCAAGTGACAATCGCAGTGCGTTCACTAGCCGCAGGGGGTTCACTAGAAACGAGTTCGCTGCTAGCGAAACTCATCGCTCGAATCGCTCCGCGGTTCGGGGTGGTTGTCTCACAAAAAGCAGCCGCACAAGCAGTGCCAATCCTTGGCGCGATTGGTGGAGGCACGGTGAATACGCTGTTTATAGACCACTACCAAAAGACCGCTGAGGCGCATTTCTCCGTACGAAAGTTACAGAGAAAGTATGGCAAAATTGTTATACAACAAGCCTACGAACATATCGCCACTGCCATTGAGCGTAACTGACAGATGAACAATAGTCTCTTCACTATGAAGCTCATAGCCGTCCAGTCAGCAGCAGCACGATTAAGATGAGCAGGATGACACCACCTAGACCGCCTAGGGCAACATTCTTAATAACTGCTGCCAGAATTAGTATTACAAGCACAGTGCCTAGCAAGCCATATCGCATTTTGATTATCCCATCATGAAAAGAGTTAGTAGTAGGTCATAGACGCTATCTTAGTCACATGAAGACCGCCTACCAAGCAATTAGGCAATTGCCTAAGTCTCAGTAGGCGGCCTTAGGGCACGACCTCTTGTCGAAGCCTCTTCCGTGGCCTTTCAGAGCCTACTTCTCCGAATCGTTTTGCTCGCCATCATAGCGATCGTATCGTTCTAACGTAGCATAGCTGCGATCGTTACGATTTTTCCACTTCTGATCAGCCATGTTTGGCCAGTTGTCCGTGTCGAAACCTTCCGCGTTTTCGAACTGCTGCTTCGTCGCATTCAATGTTGCTGTCACTTCCTTACCTTCCTTCATGCGGAAGTTAAAAGCATCGAACGGGACTGCGAAAAGTCCATCTCCAATGCCAAGCGTGCCTCCAGCTTCTAGAGCCACGTAGAGCGCTTTTCCACGACGAGCACCAAACACCAAGTCATTGATTTCGCCAACAGTTTCATCATTGCCGTTTCCAATGTTTAGGCCCATGAGCTGGCTGACGCGATAGACACCGCGTCCAGATTTTTGTCGATAAGCTTCTTCCTCGAGCTTTCTTCGCTCTGTGCGATCGCGATCTTCACGACGCTTGTCACCTCGTCGATTCTCTTGGCGAACGTTTTGGAAAGTGTCGGAGTGTTTCGTGCGCCATTGACGATCAGCCATGTTGGGCCAGTTGTCTTGGTCGAAACCTTCGACATTCTCGAAGTCTTCTTCTTGCACATTGAGGGTACCAATCCACTCGTTGTCTTTATTCTTGCTCCAGCGGAACGCATCGAGCGGAATGGCGAAGAGTTTGTCGCCAATGCCTAGGAACCCACCAGCCGACAGGGCAACGTATTTCACTTTCCCCGTGGCATCATCCAAAACGAGATCGTTGATTTCGCCAACGGTTTCATCTTCGTCATTGGTGATGTTCAAACCGACCAACTGACTCGCCCTAACGGGCTCTCCTTCGCTAAGCTTCATGTCTCTGTTGCCTGCACGTTCAGCATTCGCAGCTGGTTGTGCTGACGCAACTGTTGTCGCGGCTAGCAAGCAGCACGAAGCCCCTGTGATCAATAGACTTCTCATCTTCATTTCTCCAAACTTCGGCAGGGCAATAAATAGTTAGATTGAGCAGCGGCCCGTATGCACGCTCAATCCAGTTTCCAGCAGATACTGCTGGATTTCGCCCGACCTGATACCTCCCTCACGCAGCCTCCTCTACTCCGCAAATTGCACGACCCCGAATTGAATCAGCGCATAAAAAAAGCCTGTTTCTTTTCCCACAGGAAGAAACAGGCTGCGTAGCCTACCTGAAACCGCGACCGCTCTGTCGAGGCTCAGAAGTGTGACACGTTATGCCGCACTGCACTTACCGTAGCGGATTAGATATCATTGTCAAGGAAAATCCCAAGAATCGAGTTTCGAATTGATATTGAATGATAGTCAGCCCCATTCTCGCTCGTCTTGATCGCTCTGCCTCCTACTTTCGAGGAAAAGGCAATCGCATAATTGACGTTGAAGTCTAGGAGCGTTAGAAACGAGACTGTCAGGCATAAGTCCTCTCGGTGAAGCATCTGCGGCTGAAGCTTCTACAATTCGGCCCACTCATCTATTCGAAGGAGTACTAGACATGTCTGCCACGTCAAACTTGACCGAAGAAACGGTCGAACACCTTCAACAGTTGATTCAGGTCAACATCGATAGTCGTGAAGGCTTTGAGGAAGCGGCCGAAGCGATTGACGATCCTAAAGTACAGAAGCTGTTCCGTCGACTTGAGTCGGAAAGAGCGGCAAACGTCGAAGAATTGAAGCAGATCGTTGAATTTAGCGGCGTCGAGGCGGAGGATGATGGCTCAATCATGGCTGCTGTCCATCGTTGCTGGCTGGAGGCGCGTGCCGCGCTAAACGGGGGTGACGCCCACGTCGTACTGTGCGAGGCGGAAAAGGGAGAGGACAAGATTAAGGAGCAATACGAAGAATGCCTCAAGGACAATCCTGGTTCAGCCGTAAGCGACGTGCTGCATGCTCAGTACGCCAAGGTTAAGGCGGGGCACGACGAAGTGCGTGACTTGCGAGATGCTTACGCTGAGAAATAGTGCCGTCTGATTGGGGGAATGATGGTGAAGACTGGTCTGCCGTTGCGGTCGAAACGCTGGCAGGCCAGCTTTTCCTATGAGCAATTGAGTTTTTGCTGTGATAGTTAGAAATGTCGAAGAGGGTTGGGAAATCATATTTCAGGGCTCGCACGGCTTGCTCGCTGGCCAGTTTGCACGACGTATGATTGCAGCCAAGGAGATCAAGTTCCCTCTGGAAACCCTGTCTTCGATTATTGAGCATGACGATCTCAAAGAAGAGTTTGGTGACGATACCTACGTGACCGATGCGGGTGCTCCGAAAGATTTCACACTGTTTGAATTCTCAGCGAACGAACGGTATCAGGAGTCTCGCCGTCGTATCGAACACGCCTACCGGAAGCATCGGTGGATGGGACTACTAATCTCGAAGCATGTAGAATTTCTCTACGAGGGCGAGGAAACCGCTAAACGGCTAACCGATCTGATCGAAGAAGAGAAACAGCATCGTGAGAAAGTGCTGAAGCAGCTTGGAATCGATTGCGAAGTACTCGACACGGCCTACGAATTGCTTAGATGGTGCGATCGCTGCTCGCTGATACTCTGTCGAGAAAATCTCCCGGCCATGGAGCGTCGACTGGAGATCATGACTGATAGGTCAGATACCCGCTTCGAGATCTGGAAGTGCGAATCAGACTACGTGCATGTGGAACCTTGGCCCTTCGATTGCGAAGATTTCGAGGTTGCTGTCGAAGTTCATTCGGTCAAAAGATTGAGTTACAGCAGCGACAAGCAGCTGGAAAGTGACTTGGCAGAAGGGCAGACTGAGCTTCGCCGTTGGACCTTCACCAATGAGGGCTGTTAGAGGAGGTACCCTAAAGCTTATCAAGCTCAGCGGCTGTAATCACAGCTTCAGCCACGGCAACCATCTTCATGCGTTTCGTCGTTGAAAGCTTCTGTAGCCTCCTGAATGCTTCAGATTCGTCGATGTCTTGAGAACTCATAAGGATGCCTTTGGCACGCTCGATGACTTTTCGAGCCGCCATCGCATCTTTTAGGACTTCGACTTCTTTGTGGAGTTCTTCGAATTGTTTAAAACGCTCAACAACGAGGTAAATTGTTGGCTTGAGTTGCTCTTCATCAATCGGCTCAACCAGATAAGCCATCACGTGATCTTTCAGTGCCTCCTCGACGTTCAGCAACGATGATTGCGGGGTCACAATGATGCCAGGCGTTGGGTCCTTCTCACTGATTTCGATCAAGGTATCAACGGTATCACCGTCTTCGAGGTCGATTCCGCTAATGATCAAGTCTGGCGCTCTATCGAGGCAAGTCTCGAGCAGCGCTTGATTGCTGTTGCAAACAATACGGACTCGATGCCCCAGTTCTCCGACACCATTGCAAAGCGTATTACGGGTTTCCTCGCTGCAATGGGCGATCACCACATCAAGATTAGTGGGTAATTGAACTTCGCTCATTTATGTTTGTATCTCTATGGACAAATATCGAAGTGAGCTACTGCCTGCCGAGAGAGGGCCAAGTCCGCGGTAACAGGATAATGTTTGACAACATTCATTCCTACCGTTAACATCAGGGCAGTTTGGTAGTTGGTCTCCCTTAGTGAGTCCTCCAAACGGGGATCTCTGATCAGCTCCCGCATCCGGCCAACGATAGCCCGGTCACGACCTTTGCGTGATCGGGCTTTTTTTGTGCGGCGGTCCCAACCACGCCTTTTTCTCGCTAGCGAGATCGCCGGATCTATGACTGCCCTCGACCGAAGACCTATCGAAAGGAGCGAGCTGTTAGCAACCTGTCGTGAAAGTGCTTACGAGCTGTTTGACGCGGAGTGCCGTTTAGATGAAATGCTTGGCGACGGTTATTTCCAGACAAAGCATCGCGGGTTCGCAGCCTTGATCAAAAGATTTCAGGCCGAAGGACAAGAGCGAATCGCTCGGTTTGAGCGTGTTTTCACTCGGCTCGACACACCGCCTCGTCGACACATAAGCCGTAGCGTCGTTGCGATAGTTGCCGCCGGAGAGATCCGTGCAGATCAGACACACAAAGAAAGACTTCGAGACTTAGCACTACTAGAAGTTTTACTGAGGATAAAGCACTACAGTGTTGCAGGTTACGATCTTCTGATAGGAATGGCGGATACACTTAAGAAAAGTGAGACTTCGCGTTTGCTAATTAAAAGCTATGAGGAAGAAGTCTTAGCCATCGACGCAATCATGAGTCTGGGGGAGGTCAGCTTCTACGGGGAGCTAGCTGTTGTGGGGCAGCTTGAAGAAACTCGTACACGAACCATATCTACAGAAAATCAGTCACAAGAAAAGGCGTCGGAGAAAAACAGTGAGTGAAGCAAGCACAATCATCAATCGAGAGTTGGCACCGCTGGGAAGTACAGTCGTTGAAGAGGGCGTCACGTTCCATGTCTGGGCTCCGCATGCTGAGGCCGTGTCTGTCATTGGGGACTTTAACAACTGGCAAGAAGGTGCGACACCAATGCACCGCACTGACAGAGATAGCTGGCAGTGTCTGGTCGAGGACGCAGAGATCGGGCAAGAGTACCGTTACTTGATCCACAACGGTACACAGAAGCTCAGCCGTATCGACCCCTATGCTAGAGAAGTCACAAATTCCGTTGGGAATGGGGTGATTTCCGATACATCGTTCGATTGGGGGGACGACGATTTCGAGCTTCCAACGTTGAACGAGTTAGTCATCTACGAGATGCACGTCGGCACATTCAACAGGCCTGCCGATGAAGATGTCGGTGAATTTGAGGATGTTGAAGCCAAGCTTCAGTACTTAGCAGGGCTCGGCGTCAATGCGATCCAGATCATGCCCTCGGCGGAATTCGCTGGCGATATTTCATGGGGTTATAATCCGGCCCATATTTTCGCCGTCGAAAGTGCCTACGGCGGTCCTCGTGCGCTAAAGCAATTAGTCAAGAGTGCTCACCAGCATGGCATCGGCGTCATCATGGACGTTGTTTATAACCACTTTGGACCGAGCGATCTCGACCTCTGGCAGTTCGATGGATGGGGTGAAAATGGAAAGGGGGGAATCTACTTCTACAACGACTGGCGATCAACAACCCCCTGGGGTGACACCCGGCCCGATTACGGACGCGGAGAAGTTCGGCAGTTTATCTACAACAATGCCATGATGTGGATGGATGAATTTCACATGGACGGGCTTCGCTATGACATGACGCTCTATATGCGATCCGTCGATGGTGATGAGTCGAGGTCCATTCCTGAAGGCTGGTCGCTGGCCCAGTGGGTCAATCGCGACATCCATCGCAAGCATCCACGCGCGATTACCATCGCTGAAGACCTCCGCAATAACGACGGCATTACCAAGCCAGAGGAGCATGGCGGTGCGAATTTTAGTTCGCAATGGGATGCCAAGTTTGTGCATCCGATCCGAGCTGTCGTCAGCACGCCTAATGACGCGGAACGATCGATGCACGCCGTCAAGGATGCCCTCTGCTATCGTTATAACCTGGATGCATTCGAGCGTGTCATCTACAGCGAATCGCACGACGAGGTCGCTAATGGTAAAAAACGTGTTCCCTCGGAAATAGATGAGGCTGACCCGGATAGTTGGTTTGCACAGAAGCGATCTACTTTAGCAGCAGCCCTCGTATTCACCGCTCCTGGGATTCCAATGATTTTTCAAGGACAGGAGTTCCTCCGTGGTAATTGGTTTGACGATTCAAATCCAATCGATTGGACAGAGGAGCAAGAATGTCAGGGCATCGTCGGTATGTACCGAGAACTGATTAAGCTGCGCCTTAATCGGGAAGGTAAGACTGCCGGGCTTACAGGCCAACGCATAGAAGTGCATCACGTGAACGATGCCGAAAAACTCATTGCATTTCGTCGCTGGAAAGATGGTGGACACGGTGACGACACGGTCATCATCGCTAATTTCTCAAACCGCGGTTGGGAAGATTACCGCGTAGGGTTTGTGCGTCCAGGCGAGTGGCGACTGCTGTTCGACAGTAACGCCCAAGTTTACAGCGAGGACTTTGAAGCGTTCCCCACACATAATGTTCAGTCCGACGAGGGGAAGTGGGATGGGCTCGCGTATAATGGTTCGTTCAGCATCGCTCCATATAGTGTTCTCATCTACGGCCAGTAATCTTTTCGCTTCCAAGGAGTCGCTCAGCATGTCGCAGAAGAAATACAAAATCGCCGAGTCCCCAGGCACCGGGCAATTCGTTTGTCAAAAGTGTGGTGTGTTTAGAGTTACGGTTACTGGTCCGCGTGATCAGCTACCTCCCTGCGAAAAGTGCGGACACGACAGTGACGTTACTTACCGAGCTTACGAAACCAGCCAAAGCAGTTAAGGAGACTAACCGTCGCCAACACTGCCCGGAACAAAGGTTCTCTGAATGATCCTATTTAAGGAAAATCGAACGGTAACGCACTCCTCTTTGAGTCCAATCGAGACACTCACTGGCCTTCCAAGTGTGAAAGGACCCGCTGAGAACGTTCTGGGCACCATTGGCGACACACCACTGATTCGCCTTAAAAGATATCTGCAAGACGCCTCAGTTGAGCTGCACGCAAAGGTCGAATATGCCAATCCGGGCAGCAGCGCGAAGGATCGCCCCGCCTTCTACATGTTGCGTAAAGCGATTGAGAAGGGTGATGTCACCGCATCGTCCACCATCGTGGAAAGTTCATCGGGCAACATGGGCATTGGATTAGCTCAAGCCTGTTGCTATTACGGGCTGCCATTCATTTGCGTTGTCGATCCACGTGCACAGGAACACAATCTGGCGATTATGCGTGCTTATGGAACTCGTATCGAGCTCGTGAAACAACCTGACGCAGATACGGGTGACTTCCTTGTGGCACGCGTCAATCGAGTACGCCAGTTGTTGCAATCGATTCCCAATGCCTACTGGCCAGACCAATATGCCAACCGTGCTAATCCAACATCGCATGCCCGCGGAACAATTAGAGAAATTTTTTCCGCATTGGACGGTCGACTCGACTATCTTTTTGTTGCTACCAGTAGCACAGGAACTGCATCAGGTTGCCAACACTTTCTCAAAGAAATAGGGAGCTCTGCGAAAGTTGTGGCAGTCGACGCGGCTGGGAGCGTATTATTCGGTGGTCTTCCTGGAGAACGGCTAATTCCCGGAATGGGCGCTGGCCGGGTATCGGAACTGGCAGCTGCGGCAAAGTTTGACGAGGTCACCCGAGTGACCGATCTCGACTGTGTCGTTGGTTGTCGGAAGCTTGTTCAGCGTGAGGCGATTCTAGCAGGTGGTTCAGCCGGGGGGGTCTTGGCTGCCATCGAGCAACGGGTTGACGCACTTGCCGGATCGACTTGCGTAGCCATTCTTCACGATTCGGGGCGAAGCTATCTCGATACCGTTTACAGTGATTCCTGGGTTGAGGCCACTCTCGGCTGTGCACCAGAAAACCTCGCCAGCTTGATCGCTGGGTATAAACCAGAAATGGTGAGTGTAGCGTGGTAAAACCAAACCAGAATTCAACTCGTGCAATTAGGAAACTGCGCGTCGATAGCAGCGATACAATGCGTTTGGCGATCGTGGGTTTCGGTCCTAAAGGGCTATTTTGCCTAGAGAGTCTAGCTGCTGAATTGGCAGAGTCGGAGGCAACGCCGCGAGTTCTCATTGACGTCTATGAGCCACATACATATCCAGGGGCAGGCGTTGTCTATGATCCGACCCAACCAGCCTATCTGTTGATGAACTACGCGGCTAAGTATGTGAACGCTTGGTCCAAAACTGAACGTGATAAGCCAGGCAAACTTTCGCTCGTCGAATGGCTAGCAGTCTTTAGGCCTGAGTACGCTTGCGCGGAGAAATTCATACCTCGAGCTACCGTTGGAGAGTACCTAACTTGGTGCTTGCAACAAATCCTCCTCAAATCACCATCACCAGTAACGGTACGATTTCTTCGGTCGCGAGTCACCTCAGTGAGCAGGCAATCGGCTTGGTCTATCAAATCGGTTGCTGAAGCTTCAGGGAGTATTTCGCATTTTAGCTATGATTCTGTCTTGCTGACCACGGGGCACGGTCACCTTTCTGGAGTGGAAAAAGCTGGCGGAATGCTTCGTGTTTATCCGACGGACGACTGGTTAAGCGAAGCTCGTATCAAACCAGCTAGCCGAGTGCGAATTCGAGGATTTGCTCTTACATGGATTGACGCAACACTTGCTCTTACAGAAGGTCGGGGCGGTAGCTTCACACGGGGCGGACTGGACGAGTTAAAATATCATGCTTCAGGATTAGAGCCCGCCATTATCGCACCGTATTCGCGAACTGGCATTCCGACTCTTGCCAAGACCGACGAAACGTGCTGGTCACCGACAACCAAATTGTCCGAGGTCTGGACTTCAGCATCTAGTATTCTTAGCCAGCTGGATAAAGACACTATTACGACGGCTGCCATCAAAAATATCGTTCTTAACGCGGCAACTGAAGCTTGCTCAATCTTGAAAGGTCAAAAAAGTTTAAAACGCCGGACTCTGATTTACTTTGAAAACTCTTTTCGTCCGGTTGCTCTTAAACATCGTGCCGCACGGGCAGTCGGCGATATGCGACGAGCGGTCGAGATCGCCAAGGGGCATCGCGAGCCGGATCCGTTGTGGAGCGTAGGTGAAGCGTGGCGGAAGCTCTATCCGTCAATCGTTGAAGCAGTCAGCCACGGTAGCTTGCCAGCAGAGCAGTGGCCAGCGTTCCGGGAACTAGCTGTCACTATGGAGCGAATCGCTTTCGGACCTCCCGCAATTAACGTCGAGAAAATGCTCGCTCTACAAGAATGCGACCTACTCAATCTCAATCGACTATCACCGCATTTTATCAGCAAGAATAGTAAGGCTTGGATCGAGCTTGATGCAACTATTCCCTCGCCTCACACCGCCCAGAGCGAAGGACCACTCGCTGAGCTTGCTCATGAAGGGCATTTGCGGTTTGCGAGTGGGGCGAAAGGCGTCGAGATAACGCCTGAAGGCCAATGTCTGAGCAACACAGGAGCCCCAACGAAAGGGCTGTACTGTATTGGACGGCCAACCGAAGGCTGGGTTCTCGGTAACGATACACTAAGCCGCACACTGCATGGTCATCCCGAGCAGTGGGCCAAATCCTGGGCTCAATTAATGCTGCGAGAAGTAAAGCTACGGCCGGATTTGGATAATGGATGCTATACGATGAGCCAAGGTAGCTTACAGCATGCCAACTAAGCAACTTAAAGGAAAACGACGTGCGAAAGAAGCAGGCCTACTCTACGTCAACAGCTTCGATAAAGGCTTAAGCCGACGGCGTTGCGGTAATGGTTTCACCTACTTGACGACCACAGGCAAAACAGTCGCTTCAGAGAGAACACGTGAGCGGATTCAAAGTTTAGCCATACCGCCCGCCTGGGAAGAAGTTTGGATCTGCCCAAAGATGAATGGGCATATTCTTGCTCGCGGCGTCGATGATCAAGGGCGTCCTCAATACATTTACCACGAGCGTTGGCAAGCAATCAGCTCAGCAACAAAGTTTGACCGAATGCATTTGATGGCTGAATTGTTACCGCGGATACGTCGGCGAGTCAGGAAAGACCTCACAGCCAAAGCGTTGTCTAGAGAACGGGTACTTGCAGCCGTGGTAAGGCTTCTCGACAAGGCTCATTTGCGTGTCGGCAATGAGCGATACACCCAAGAGCGAGGCAGTCGGGGGGCAACAACACTTGCTTCAAATCATGTTGAGATCGAGGAGTTCAGCGTATCGCTCGACTTTCCTGCGAAGAGTGGCAAACAGAGAAGCGTCGAATTCTCCGACAAGAAGATAGCAAAGGTTGTCCAGCAATGTGAGGAGCTCGATGGCCAGTATCTATTCTGCTATCGCGATCGTGAGGGAGAACTGCGCTCCGTCGAATCGACTCAGGTAAATGAGTACCTTAAGGAGGTGACTGACGAAGCAGTCACAGCGAAGGACTTCCGAACTTGGTCGGGAAGTGTTATCGCTCTCTCACAATTGAAAGAAGTAGAGAAAGACTTGACGACGACCGAGTTGAAAAAGGCAATCAATCAAGCTGTCGCTACGGCCGCTGACGAACTTGGTAATACCAAAGCTGTATGCCGCAGTAGCTATATTCACCCTGGGCTCCTTTCCACGGCAGAAGCGGGTCAGTTTTATGATTTGCTGGACAAAGTCGGTTCAGTAAAATCGAAGCCGAAAGCAGAGTTGACTCAAGATGAGGATCTGTTCCGAAGAGTTCTGCCGCATTTAGAATTCAACTAATGCCATGGCTTGCTAGGCAAAAATCAGCGTCTGATTCACAATCATGAGTGAACCTCAATCAATTGTGTGGTGGATCAAGAAAGACTTCCGCCTGGGCGATAATCCGGCTCTGGCGTATGCGTTGGGAATGGGGCAACCGGTGATACCGGTTTTCATCTTCGAGCCGTCTGCCCTCAAGGCTCCGGAAACTTCGGCGTTTCACGTTGCGGCTTGGCTCGATGGACTGAAGGAACTGAGAGCGAAGCTGCGTGAATGCGGTGGCGACCTCGTCCTGCTCCGAGGCGAAGTCGTCGAGGTCCTCAAGAAACTGCACAGGCTTGTCAACATCTCGGAACTCGTGAGTCATGAGGAGATTGGAAGCGACCGCACCTACCAACGTGACTGTGACGTGTCTCTCTGGTGCCGCGAACAGGGGGTCACGTGGTATGAACCGATGCAAACGGCCGTCTTTCGCAGGCTGAAGGACCGCGATCGAAGATCTCAGCGGTGGCGTGAATGGATGGACGACGGACCCTTGCCAGTCCCCAGCGAAAAAGCCCTAGGATTGATATCGGTACCCCCGAAGGTGATGAAGCTTCGAGACAGTGCCTGTCGTCGACCCTCTCTAGCGGCGTTTGGTTTCAAGCTTACTGCCTCGCAGCAACGCTACAGGCAGCGTGTGACAGAAAGTCATGCACGCGAGACTATGGATGACTTCTTGCACGCT carries:
- a CDS encoding EcsC family protein — its product is MTEELQQIDALQSQDWQLLHDAVRYLESSSWADKLASTLGVPVETLMGRLPSPLRKRLEGTIEGVLSRAYDIALATHGTGGDDSTSNVGHKLLALSLGAAGGFFGTAALLVEIPATTVVMLRSIADIAASRGEDLSTEEARMACLEVFALGSGQADEERIAEESMFRSSYFATRAMLAQQVTIAVRSLAAGGSLETSSLLAKLIARIAPRFGVVVSQKAAAQAVPILGAIGGGTVNTLFIDHYQKTAEAHFSVRKLQRKYGKIVIQQAYEHIATAIERN
- a CDS encoding PRC-barrel domain-containing protein, translated to MKLSEGEPVRASQLVGLNITNDEDETVGEINDLVLDDATGKVKYVALSAGGFLGIGDKLFAIPLDAFRWSKNKDNEWIGTLNVQEEDFENVEGFDQDNWPNMADRQWRTKHSDTFQNVRQENRRGDKRREDRDRTERRKLEEEAYRQKSGRGVYRVSQLMGLNIGNGNDETVGEINDLVFGARRGKALYVALEAGGTLGIGDGLFAVPFDAFNFRMKEGKEVTATLNATKQQFENAEGFDTDNWPNMADQKWKNRNDRSYATLERYDRYDGEQNDSEK
- a CDS encoding PA2169 family four-helix-bundle protein; translated protein: MSATSNLTEETVEHLQQLIQVNIDSREGFEEAAEAIDDPKVQKLFRRLESERAANVEELKQIVEFSGVEAEDDGSIMAAVHRCWLEARAALNGGDAHVVLCEAEKGEDKIKEQYEECLKDNPGSAVSDVLHAQYAKVKAGHDEVRDLRDAYAEK
- a CDS encoding DUF3891 family protein — protein: MIVRNVEEGWEIIFQGSHGLLAGQFARRMIAAKEIKFPLETLSSIIEHDDLKEEFGDDTYVTDAGAPKDFTLFEFSANERYQESRRRIEHAYRKHRWMGLLISKHVEFLYEGEETAKRLTDLIEEEKQHREKVLKQLGIDCEVLDTAYELLRWCDRCSLILCRENLPAMERRLEIMTDRSDTRFEIWKCESDYVHVEPWPFDCEDFEVAVEVHSVKRLSYSSDKQLESDLAEGQTELRRWTFTNEGC
- a CDS encoding ANTAR domain-containing protein, which translates into the protein MSEVQLPTNLDVVIAHCSEETRNTLCNGVGELGHRVRIVCNSNQALLETCLDRAPDLIISGIDLEDGDTVDTLIEISEKDPTPGIIVTPQSSLLNVEEALKDHVMAYLVEPIDEEQLKPTIYLVVERFKQFEELHKEVEVLKDAMAARKVIERAKGILMSSQDIDESEAFRRLQKLSTTKRMKMVAVAEAVITAAELDKL
- a CDS encoding DUF892 family protein, whose translation is MTALDRRPIERSELLATCRESAYELFDAECRLDEMLGDGYFQTKHRGFAALIKRFQAEGQERIARFERVFTRLDTPPRRHISRSVVAIVAAGEIRADQTHKERLRDLALLEVLLRIKHYSVAGYDLLIGMADTLKKSETSRLLIKSYEEEVLAIDAIMSLGEVSFYGELAVVGQLEETRTRTISTENQSQEKASEKNSE
- a CDS encoding alpha-amylase family glycosyl hydrolase; the protein is MSEASTIINRELAPLGSTVVEEGVTFHVWAPHAEAVSVIGDFNNWQEGATPMHRTDRDSWQCLVEDAEIGQEYRYLIHNGTQKLSRIDPYAREVTNSVGNGVISDTSFDWGDDDFELPTLNELVIYEMHVGTFNRPADEDVGEFEDVEAKLQYLAGLGVNAIQIMPSAEFAGDISWGYNPAHIFAVESAYGGPRALKQLVKSAHQHGIGVIMDVVYNHFGPSDLDLWQFDGWGENGKGGIYFYNDWRSTTPWGDTRPDYGRGEVRQFIYNNAMMWMDEFHMDGLRYDMTLYMRSVDGDESRSIPEGWSLAQWVNRDIHRKHPRAITIAEDLRNNDGITKPEEHGGANFSSQWDAKFVHPIRAVVSTPNDAERSMHAVKDALCYRYNLDAFERVIYSESHDEVANGKKRVPSEIDEADPDSWFAQKRSTLAAALVFTAPGIPMIFQGQEFLRGNWFDDSNPIDWTEEQECQGIVGMYRELIKLRLNREGKTAGLTGQRIEVHHVNDAEKLIAFRRWKDGGHGDDTVIIANFSNRGWEDYRVGFVRPGEWRLLFDSNAQVYSEDFEAFPTHNVQSDEGKWDGLAYNGSFSIAPYSVLIYGQ
- the sbnA gene encoding 2,3-diaminopropionate biosynthesis protein SbnA, with product MKGPAENVLGTIGDTPLIRLKRYLQDASVELHAKVEYANPGSSAKDRPAFYMLRKAIEKGDVTASSTIVESSSGNMGIGLAQACCYYGLPFICVVDPRAQEHNLAIMRAYGTRIELVKQPDADTGDFLVARVNRVRQLLQSIPNAYWPDQYANRANPTSHARGTIREIFSALDGRLDYLFVATSSTGTASGCQHFLKEIGSSAKVVAVDAAGSVLFGGLPGERLIPGMGAGRVSELAAAAKFDEVTRVTDLDCVVGCRKLVQREAILAGGSAGGVLAAIEQRVDALAGSTCVAILHDSGRSYLDTVYSDSWVEATLGCAPENLASLIAGYKPEMVSVAW